From one Nothobranchius furzeri strain GRZ-AD chromosome 2, NfurGRZ-RIMD1, whole genome shotgun sequence genomic stretch:
- the LOC107373102 gene encoding zinc finger protein 665: MDTDFQQLVLVKEEAPEEQSAGVDQKDPEHLHMKEEQEEKWTSLEGEQLHLEEKTDAARFPFTLASIKSEDDEEKPLFSQLHQQQVEVKEVPTSSSAHQMTGETGGRAETSRNQDLNPHEQTSDSSETEMSGDDEEGDDVNLDSELSDSGSETGEEDSDWNESKSSDSHVRTVNKSFSCPECGKQFVHKSSLQKHVRVSGHSAIRSSSCLVKKKCVGVKQHVDSCKRVQKELKSISCDDCGERFSAMCDLNVHMRVHTGEKSFACETCGRRFSRKRNLNSHVRVHTGEQPFACKLCDKRFGYKTALNRHMRVHTGEKPFACETCGKRFREKATLNYHVRVHTGEKPFACELCDQRFGHQKSLNKHMRVHTGEKPFACELCGRRFSQKGNLNIHTRVHTGEKPFACETCGQRFREKATLNKHMRVHTGDKPFACELCEKRFSSKTHLNSHMRVHTGEKPFACELCGKKFAHKLSLNSHIRVHTGQKPFACELCGRSFSQKGALNSHMRVHTGEKPFACDHCDQKFGHQKSLNNHMRVHTGEKPFACELCGRIFSEKYSLNRHMRFHRGDKPFACELCGRRFCEKKKLGIHMRVHTGEKPFACEICGRRFAYKQALDGHMKVHTGEKPFSCELCGQTFKHKATLNYHVRAHTGEKPFACGLCGQRFGYKTTLNYHMRDHTGEKPFACGLCGQRFGYKTALNYHMRVHTRGKTFLPVRPVVKD, from the coding sequence attttcaacagctggtgctggttaaagaagaagctcctgaggaACAGAGTGCAGGTGTGGACCAGAaagacccagaacacctccacatgaAGGAGGAACAAGAAGAAAAGTGGACCAGCCTGGAGGGAGAGCAGCTCCATTTGGAGGAGAAaactgatgctgccaggtttccattcacattggcttctataaagagtgaggatgatgaagagaaacctctgttctcacagcttcatcagcagcaagtaGAAGTCAAAgaagttccaaccagcagctcagctcacCAGATGACAGGAGAAACTGGTGGAAGAGCAGAAACTAGCAGGAACCAAGATCTGAACCCCCATGAacagacatctgattcttcagaaacTGAAATGagtggagatgatgaagagggtgatgatgtgaatctagactctgagctttcagactctgggtctgaaactggagaagaAGACAGTGACTGGAATGAAAGCAAGTCTTCTGATTCACATGTTAGGACTGTCAACAAGTCctttagctgccctgagtgtggtaaaCAATTTGTCCACAAGAGTTCTCTCCAGAAACATGTCAGAGTGTCAGGTCATTCAGCAATAAGGTCTTCAAGCTGTTTGGTCAAAAAGAAATGTGTtggagtgaagcaacatgtagactcatgCAAGAGAGTCCAGAAAGAACTAAAATCAattagttgtgatgactgtggagaAAGATTTAGTGCAATGTGTGATTTAAacgttcacatgagagtccacacaggagaaaaatctTTTGCCTGCGAGACCTGTGGTCGAAGATTTAGTCGAAAGCGAAATTTAAACAGTCAcgtaagagtccacacaggagaacaaCCTTTTGCCTGTAAGCTCTGTGATAAAAGATTTGGCTATAAGACAGCTTTAAACAGGCACATGagggtccacacaggagaaaaacctttcgCCTGTGAGACCTGTGGTAAAAGATTTCGTGAAAAGGCAACTTTAAACTATCacgtgagagtccacacaggagaaaaaccttttgcctgtgagctctgtgatcaAAGATTTGGTCACCAAAAAAGTTTAAACaagcacatgagagtccacacaggagaaaaaccttttgcgtgtgagctctgtggtcgaagatttagccaaaagggaaatttaaacattcacacgagagtccacacaggagaaaaaccttttgcctgtgagacctgtggtcaaagatttcgcgaaaaggcaactttaaacaagcacatgagagttcacacaggagataaaccttttgcctgtgagctctgtgaaaaaagatttagcagtaagacacatttaaacagtcatatgagagtccacacaggagaaaaaccttttgcctgtgagctctgtggtaaaaaATTTGCCCACAAGttaagtttaaacagtcacataagagtgcatacaggacagaagccttttgcttgtgagctctgtggtcgaaGTTTTAGCCAAAAGGgagctttaaacagtcacatgagagtccacacaggagaaaaaccttttgcctgtgatcaCTGTGATCAAAAATTTGGTCACCAAAAAagtttaaacaatcacatgagagtccacacaggagaaaaaccttttgcctgtgagctctgtggtcgaaTATTTAGCGAGAAATATAGTTTAAACAGGCACATGAGATTCCACAGAGGAgataaaccttttgcctgtgagctctgtggtcgaaGATTTTGCGAGAAAAAAAAATTAggcattcacatgagagtccacacaggagaaaaaccttttgcctgtgagatcTGTGGTCGAAGATTTGCCTATAAACAAGCCTTAGAtggtcacatgaaagtccacacaggagaaaaacctttttcctgtgagctctgtggtcaaacATTTAAACATAAGGCAACTTTAAACTATCACGTGAGagcccacacaggagaaaaaccttttgcctgtgggctctgtggtcaaagatttggctataagacaactttaaactatcacatgagagaccacacaggagaaaaaccttttgcctgtgggctctgtggtcaaagatttggcTATAAGACAGCTTTAAactatcacatgagagtccacacaagagGAAAAACCTTTTTGCCTGTGAGACCTGTGGTCAAAGAttga